Genomic segment of Pseudomonadota bacterium:
GTCGTCTCGAGCTGCAGCGCCTGGTTACGGTGAACAAGCTCTCCCTTTCACCTGAGGGTGACACCAAAGGTGGAAGGCCCGTGCTGAACATCACCATGCCGCTGACCGCATATCTGCGTACCGGAGGTGACCAGCAGTGAGAGGGAAATCAGGCCTGACTGTCGCGAGTCTCTTTGTAGCCGCCGGGCTCACCTGCCTCTCGGCTGGGGGGGCGTGGGGTGAACCCAAGCCAGCGGCACCCACAGTTCAGCACGAGGTGCAGGTAGGGCAGCCCGCCCCACCTGCAACTGGCGCTGCGCCTGCCAAGCCCGGAGCGGCTGAGCCGGCACAAGGCCCGCCTGCCAAGCGCGTCTTCAAGCGGAATCCGTTCGTTCCGCCCATGAACGCCGGCATGGCGGTCTCGACCACGCCGTCGAAGCCGACTGGGCCAGCCAAGCCGACCGGGCCTGCCAAGCCGACCGGGCCTGCCAAGCCGGTCGAGCCCGAGCCCGAAGCGCCTTCGTTCACCCTGGCAGGCATCTTCAAGATGGGTGGGCTCACCACCGCGCTCTTGATGACCGAGTCCGGGCCGGTCGAGGCACACGTCGGGCAGTCGGTGGGTGGCTACAAGGTGACATCCATCAACGAGGCGACCCGACAGGTCGTTGTTGAAGTCAAGAATCACGCATTCCGCGTGTCGCTGCCGAAAGACAGCCCGTATGGGACCAGCGGCGCCGGAGGGTCCAAATCAGGTGGGGCTCCACCTCCTAAAGGTGATGCCGGAGCTCCCGCGGGTGGCAGTGGAAGCGGCCCGCTGCCACCGCCACCTCCTCCTGCAAAGGGGGGACGGTAGAACGCGGAGTCTGTCCCTGGGCTGTGAGTAGATTTGTATCGTATTAAGCAACTGGGAGGTGGATAAGTCCCCATGATTCTCTATCGCAATGGATTCAAGTGGCTCGTGATGCTTCTCATCGCGGCTTCCGCCGTGATCGGGGCACCGGCCGCACACGCGAAAAGTCCTGTCGTCACTGGTGTTCAGGTCAACGGCGCCTCAGGCAAGCTGAAGGTGAACGTGACCGCCACGGGCGAGGTCCAGTACCGTGTTCTCAATCTCAATGATCCGCGACCTCAGCTGGTGGTCGAGATCTTCCCTGCGCAGCTGGCCACTGACGTCAGCAAGTCCACGGACGTCAACGCGGGAGAGGTGGAGAAGGTCCGCATGGGCCAGTTCTCCGACAACCCCGACGTGGTGCGTCTCGTGGTCGACCTGAAGTCGGCTGTCAAGTACCAGGTCTCTCTGGGGCAGGGTCACAAGCGCCTTACCCTGGCGCTCGACACGACGGCATCCACGGCCGTGACCCATGCGGCTCCTGTGGTGAAGGCTCCTGCGGCAGCCACCCTGGCTGTGGCGCCTGCGCTGAAGGGCAAGGCAGCGGTCCGCGTGGCCGAGGCTGGCGCCCCGGACGTGAGCCCCTCGCACACCTATGTCGTGCACAACTCGCCTGCGGGCGCCCCTGCCGAGATCGCGAAGGGCTCCAAGCCCCGTCGCAGCGGCAAGTCTGGCGCAGCCTCCGCTGGCACGGGGAAGGCAGTCACCCTCGACTTCGTGAATGCCGACCTCATCTACGTGCTCAAGATCCTGGCGAAGGAGCTGAAGCTGAACCTGGTGACCGACAGCACGGTCAAGGGTTCGGTGACGATGGCTCTGAAAGATGTGCCGCCGAGCGCAGCGCTCCAGCTCATCCTCAAGATCCAGGGCTTCGACTACAAGATCTTCGGCAGCACCCTCGTGGTGGGCGCCGCTGATACGCTCGGCAAGATCCCTGCCGACATCATGGGCAAGCAGCTTCCGAAGGCGGGAGACGTGAACGTCCTCCCGATTCCGCTCGAGAACGCCAAGGCGGCCGCGGTGGCCGACACCATCAAGGGCGTCTACCCGGACGCGAAGGTCACCGTTCAGGCTGACCAGAACTTCGTGGTGGTGACGGCGAGCAAGGGCCAGCTGCGCGACATCAAGGAGTTCGTCCAGAAGCTGGACGTTCCGCCTCCGCCGCCCGTCGTGCTCAAGACCGAGATCGTCCCGGTCAAGTACGGCACCGTCCAGGGTGTGTTGAATCTGGCGAAGCCGCTGTATCCTTCGCTGGGCTACACCGTGGATGACCGTCTCAACTCGCTCATCGTGACGGGTCAGGACCGTGACATCGAGGCGCTCAAGGCGTTCCTCGCCACCGTTGACATCCCGCTGCAGCAGGTGATGCTCGACATCCGCATCGTTGTCCTCAACGAAGACGGCTCCAAGATCCTCGGCTTCTCCATCGGCTCGTCTGACGGTACGTTCGGCGTGTTCGGTGCCCAGGGCGGCCGACCCATCACCTTCACCGAGTCTCTGCCGCTCGTCAACGGAGCAGCGGCGACCACCACGCCTTCGCTGGCCATCGCGCCTTTCAACCGCACGCCCTTTGTCATCGGTGCGACCCTGTCGATGCTCGTGTCGCGCAACGACGCGAAGGTCATCGCCACCCCGCGCGTCATGACCCAGAGCGGCAAGGAAGCCTCGGTGCTCATCGGTGACAAGTACCCCATCGTGTACTTCGATCCGCGCGCGGGTCAGTTCCAGGTCCAGTACATCGACATCGGCACCAAGCTGGGCGTGAAGCCCACGGTTACGGCTGACGGTTTCGTCGTGATGGACCTGACCCCTGAGCAGAGCACCCTGAAGGCGCTCATCAACAACCAGTACCCTGAGACCCAGGTGGTGACCGTGAAGACCAACGTGCGCGTGCGCGATGGTGACACGGTGGTCATCGGTGGTCTGCTTCGTGAGACGGAGAAGTACACCCTCAGCAAGCTGCCCTTCCTGGGTGACCTGCCTGTCCTCGGTGAGCTCTTCCGCCAGACGAACATCCAGCGTCAGAAGGACGAGACCTTCGTGACGGTGACGCCCAAGGTCATGTAGCACTCACGCGGTGCGACGTGACTGACGCGAGGGGCTGCGCGCAAGCGTGGCCCCTCGTTTTTTATGTTCGGGCGGAATTTGCGCGGACATGAGGAACGGGTGGAGTCGTGGGAAGGACTGTTTCCCGCTACGGGTCGAATACCCCGAAGAGGGATGGAGCCTAACATCCGCCATTGTGCTCCAGCGAACTCCGCACCGCCGAAGCGGCATGACTGCGCAGCATGTGGCGCCACCAGCGCCTCATCGGTTGGGCTGTTGAAGGCACCGCTTTCCCCCTTCGAGCGTGCAGGTGCGACTGTGAAAGGTGGTACGGCAGGGTTGGCAGACGACGTTCAGACGCTCGTGCGTGACGCGGATGAGGCTTTTGCGCGACACGATTGGGAATACGCGCTCGAGACGTATCAGAAAGTCATGCAGCTCGATGCCCAGAATGACGAGGCGTGTGAGAAGATTGCACGCATCTATTCCTTTCGCGGGCTCATCCAGGATGT
This window contains:
- a CDS encoding type IV pilus secretin family protein — its product is MILYRNGFKWLVMLLIAASAVIGAPAAHAKSPVVTGVQVNGASGKLKVNVTATGEVQYRVLNLNDPRPQLVVEIFPAQLATDVSKSTDVNAGEVEKVRMGQFSDNPDVVRLVVDLKSAVKYQVSLGQGHKRLTLALDTTASTAVTHAAPVVKAPAAATLAVAPALKGKAAVRVAEAGAPDVSPSHTYVVHNSPAGAPAEIAKGSKPRRSGKSGAASAGTGKAVTLDFVNADLIYVLKILAKELKLNLVTDSTVKGSVTMALKDVPPSAALQLILKIQGFDYKIFGSTLVVGAADTLGKIPADIMGKQLPKAGDVNVLPIPLENAKAAAVADTIKGVYPDAKVTVQADQNFVVVTASKGQLRDIKEFVQKLDVPPPPPVVLKTEIVPVKYGTVQGVLNLAKPLYPSLGYTVDDRLNSLIVTGQDRDIEALKAFLATVDIPLQQVMLDIRIVVLNEDGSKILGFSIGSSDGTFGVFGAQGGRPITFTESLPLVNGAAATTTPSLAIAPFNRTPFVIGATLSMLVSRNDAKVIATPRVMTQSGKEASVLIGDKYPIVYFDPRAGQFQVQYIDIGTKLGVKPTVTADGFVVMDLTPEQSTLKALINNQYPETQVVTVKTNVRVRDGDTVVIGGLLRETEKYTLSKLPFLGDLPVLGELFRQTNIQRQKDETFVTVTPKVM